One stretch of Thermococcus sp. 21S9 DNA includes these proteins:
- a CDS encoding alpha/beta hydrolase, protein MEVYREKFGEPELGWVVLVHGLGEHSGRYERLIRELNEAGFAVYTFDWPGHGKSPGKRGHTSVEEAMEIIDYIIEELGEKPFLFGHSLGGLTVIRYAETRPDKIRGVIASSPALAKSPETPGFMVALAKFLGKVAPGLVLSNGIKPELLSRNKDAVRRYVEDPLVHDRISAKLGRSIFVNMELAHLEVERIEVPVLLLVGTGDVITPPEGSRRLFERLKVKDKTLREFEGAYHEIFDDPEWADDFHRTIVRWLVDRAYSK, encoded by the coding sequence ATGGAGGTTTACAGGGAAAAGTTCGGCGAACCGGAGCTCGGTTGGGTCGTCCTCGTTCACGGCCTTGGGGAGCACAGCGGAAGGTACGAACGACTGATTAGGGAGCTCAACGAGGCCGGCTTCGCGGTTTACACCTTCGACTGGCCCGGACACGGCAAGAGTCCTGGCAAGAGAGGGCACACGAGCGTCGAGGAAGCTATGGAAATAATTGATTACATAATTGAGGAATTAGGTGAGAAGCCTTTTCTCTTCGGCCACAGTCTCGGCGGTTTGACCGTTATCCGATACGCTGAGACGAGACCCGACAAGATTAGGGGAGTAATAGCTTCGTCTCCAGCCCTCGCTAAGAGTCCGGAAACGCCGGGCTTTATGGTGGCCCTCGCGAAGTTCCTCGGAAAGGTCGCCCCCGGCCTTGTTCTCTCCAACGGCATAAAACCTGAACTTCTCTCAAGGAACAAAGATGCCGTGAGGAGGTACGTTGAGGACCCGCTCGTCCACGACAGGATTTCGGCGAAGCTCGGAAGGAGCATCTTCGTTAACATGGAGCTGGCGCACCTTGAAGTGGAGAGAATAGAAGTCCCGGTTCTCCTGCTCGTTGGAACCGGGGACGTGATAACGCCCCCTGAAGGCTCAAGAAGGCTCTTTGAAAGGCTTAAGGTGAAAGACAAAACGCTCCGGGAATTTGAGGGAGCCTACCACGAGATATTCGATGACCCCGAGTGGGCGGATGACTTTCACAGGACAATCGTTAGATGGCTCGTGGATAGGGCTTACTCGAAGTGA
- a CDS encoding type II toxin-antitoxin system VapC family toxin, with protein MKLFIDTNLFVYLNSRIPDDIADELDEFYADLTQKHELYTDVLVLDELIHVSKRKYGIAYKDTLEFIDDIVLPAVRVLPLTFQDYLTAKGVIFQYNLRPSDALHVAVIENNGLQAIVSEDEDFDVLPLKRVWLGD; from the coding sequence ATGAAGCTCTTCATCGATACAAACCTTTTCGTTTATCTCAACTCGCGGATTCCAGATGATATCGCCGACGAGCTCGATGAATTCTACGCTGACCTTACTCAGAAGCATGAACTCTACACGGACGTGCTGGTTCTTGATGAACTAATCCACGTCTCAAAGCGCAAGTACGGAATAGCTTACAAGGATACACTCGAGTTCATAGACGACATCGTTCTGCCCGCGGTTAGAGTTCTTCCACTAACGTTTCAGGACTATTTAACAGCCAAGGGGGTTATCTTCCAGTACAACCTCCGCCCCTCCGATGCCCTCCACGTTGCGGTTATAGAGAACAACGGTCTCCAAGCGATAGTTAGTGAAGATGAAGATTTTGACGTTCTCCCCCTTAAACGGGTCTGGCTAGGTGATTGA
- a CDS encoding SDR family oxidoreductase has product MRNKLIVVTGGAGFIGSHIAWELVKDNDVIVIDNLYTGKAENIPPGAKLVKADIRDYEAIAELISNADYVFHEAAQVSVVESIRDPIFTEEVNVLGTLNILRALLDGHGKLIFASSAAVYGDNPNLPLKETERPRPLSPYGVTKATVEEYLRVYHKLYGLPVVSLRYFNVFGPRQGFNQYAGVISIFINRALAGEPLVIFGDGKQTRDFIYVKDVVRANILVAESKKANGRVFNVATGKQTSILELAMKIIEITGTTSSIVFDKPRPGDIRHSLADITEIKKLGFEPEWSLEGGLKKTVEWYQGRK; this is encoded by the coding sequence ATGAGGAACAAGCTAATCGTCGTCACCGGGGGAGCCGGCTTCATAGGTTCGCACATAGCCTGGGAGCTGGTCAAGGATAACGATGTCATCGTTATTGACAACCTCTACACCGGAAAAGCCGAGAACATCCCGCCTGGTGCAAAGCTGGTTAAGGCCGACATAAGGGACTACGAGGCGATAGCCGAGCTGATAAGCAACGCCGACTACGTCTTCCACGAGGCGGCACAGGTGAGCGTCGTCGAGAGCATACGCGACCCGATTTTCACAGAGGAAGTCAACGTCCTTGGAACCCTCAACATCCTCAGGGCTCTTCTTGATGGGCACGGAAAGCTGATATTCGCATCCTCGGCTGCGGTCTACGGTGACAACCCCAACCTTCCGCTGAAGGAAACGGAACGGCCGAGACCGCTCTCACCCTATGGCGTGACTAAGGCGACGGTAGAGGAGTACCTTCGCGTTTATCACAAGCTCTACGGTTTACCTGTGGTTTCTCTCCGCTACTTCAACGTCTTCGGGCCGAGGCAGGGCTTTAACCAGTACGCGGGAGTGATAAGCATTTTCATCAACAGGGCCCTGGCCGGAGAGCCCCTTGTAATCTTCGGTGACGGCAAGCAGACGCGCGACTTCATCTACGTGAAGGACGTCGTTAGGGCGAACATTCTCGTGGCCGAGAGCAAGAAAGCGAATGGAAGGGTCTTCAACGTCGCAACCGGAAAGCAGACGAGCATTCTCGAACTCGCGATGAAAATTATCGAGATAACCGGGACGACGAGCTCGATAGTCTTTGACAAACCAAGGCCCGGCGACATAAGGCACAGTCTCGCTGACATAACGGAAATCAAGAAGCTCGGCTTCGAGCCCGAGTGGAGCCTCGAAGGGGGACTTAAGAAGACGGTGGAGTGGTATCAAGGCCGGAAGTAG
- a CDS encoding adenylosuccinate synthetase: protein MPSYIVVGGQWGDEGKGSIIAYLALKDEPEVIARGGVGTNAGHSVFINGKKYAVRQLPTGFMQTKARLLVGAGVLVDPEVFFHELKHLSDFNVAERVGIDHRCAIIEEKHKQLDRSNSHLHEKIGTTGSGCGPANADRVMRKAKLARDIPELKPYLTDVAQEVNDALDEGKLVLIEGTQGFGLSLYYGTYPYVTSKDTTASAIASDVGIGPTRVDDVIVVFKSFPTRVGAGPFPTEMSQEEAEKLGLVEYGTVTGRRRRVGWFDFEFARYSARINGATMLALTMLDKYDREAFGVTDYDKLPKRAKEFVEEIEERVGVPVGLIKTGPELEHIIDRRDVI, encoded by the coding sequence ATGCCGAGCTACATCGTTGTTGGCGGTCAATGGGGAGACGAGGGAAAAGGTTCAATCATAGCATACCTTGCCCTGAAGGACGAGCCCGAAGTCATAGCACGCGGCGGCGTTGGGACGAACGCGGGACACAGCGTTTTTATCAACGGGAAGAAGTACGCGGTGAGACAGCTTCCCACGGGTTTCATGCAAACAAAGGCGAGGCTTCTCGTCGGTGCCGGCGTTCTCGTTGACCCGGAGGTTTTCTTCCACGAGCTTAAACACCTCAGTGACTTCAACGTCGCCGAGAGGGTTGGAATAGACCACCGTTGCGCGATAATCGAGGAGAAGCACAAGCAACTCGACCGCTCCAACAGCCACCTACATGAGAAGATAGGAACGACGGGGAGTGGTTGTGGGCCCGCTAACGCTGATAGGGTCATGAGGAAGGCGAAGCTCGCGAGAGATATTCCGGAGCTCAAGCCCTACCTGACAGACGTCGCCCAGGAAGTGAACGATGCGCTCGACGAGGGGAAGCTTGTCCTCATCGAGGGAACCCAGGGGTTCGGGCTGAGCCTCTACTACGGCACCTACCCCTACGTGACCTCCAAGGACACCACAGCCTCAGCAATAGCGAGCGACGTCGGAATAGGCCCGACGAGGGTTGACGACGTCATAGTGGTCTTCAAGAGCTTTCCGACAAGGGTTGGAGCCGGACCATTCCCGACGGAGATGAGCCAGGAGGAAGCGGAAAAGCTCGGTCTCGTCGAGTACGGAACCGTAACCGGCAGGAGAAGGCGCGTCGGCTGGTTCGATTTCGAGTTCGCCCGCTACTCCGCAAGAATCAACGGAGCGACGATGCTCGCTTTGACGATGCTCGACAAATACGATAGGGAAGCCTTCGGCGTAACCGATTACGATAAACTGCCGAAGAGGGCGAAGGAGTTCGTGGAGGAAATAGAGGAGAGAGTTGGAGTTCCGGTTGGACTCATAAAGACCGGGCCCGAGCTGGAGCACATCATCGACAGGCGAGACGTCATTTGA
- a CDS encoding iron-sulfur cluster assembly protein gives MKEEVLELLKSVKNPFTGVDIVSEGLVSTIIEDEEGIQIYLAFARNTPPGPVSSALAWPVQARIIKDIVKVLEEAGIGKFEILDDTTLQRYYPGDV, from the coding sequence TTGAAGGAGGAGGTTCTTGAGTTGCTGAAATCAGTTAAGAACCCCTTCACCGGGGTTGACATCGTGAGCGAGGGGCTCGTTTCGACGATTATTGAAGATGAGGAGGGGATACAGATATACCTCGCCTTCGCCCGGAACACTCCTCCAGGTCCGGTTTCAAGCGCCCTCGCCTGGCCGGTTCAGGCGAGGATAATCAAGGACATCGTGAAGGTACTCGAGGAAGCGGGAATAGGAAAGTTTGAAATACTCGACGACACTACACTCCAGAGGTATTACCCGGGTGATGTATGA
- a CDS encoding ArsA family ATPase yields MREYLVPKEGFRVLFVIGKGGVGKTTTSASIAVGLAERGYKTLIVSLDPAHNLGDVLMEKLNDKPKRILDNLYASELDMEKLIKAYLKHLEKNLKNMYRYLTVINLEKYFEVLSYSPGIEEYATLEAIREILSEGDKWDVIVFDTPPTGLTLRVLALPRISLIWADKLIDIRRKILQRRKAIAKIKGEEEYEIDGEKFKLPKDEAEDPVMRELLQYRREVEFVEKVITNPEKTSVVAVMNPEMLPLYETERAYGSLKKFNVPLRLIVVNKVIQLKEEVPELKVKMEAQKRVLEEVERKFRGIDVIKLPMFAEEPRGLDWLRRLGGMILEGGGS; encoded by the coding sequence ATGAGGGAGTACCTCGTTCCCAAGGAGGGCTTCAGGGTCCTTTTTGTCATAGGAAAGGGTGGGGTCGGCAAAACCACGACGAGCGCTTCAATAGCCGTTGGATTGGCCGAGAGGGGATACAAAACGCTGATAGTGTCCCTCGACCCCGCCCACAACCTCGGCGACGTCCTCATGGAGAAGCTGAACGACAAGCCTAAGAGAATCCTCGACAACCTCTACGCGAGCGAACTCGACATGGAGAAGCTGATTAAGGCCTATCTCAAGCACCTCGAGAAGAACCTCAAGAACATGTACCGCTATCTGACAGTCATAAACCTCGAGAAGTACTTCGAGGTCCTCAGCTACTCCCCGGGAATCGAGGAGTACGCGACGCTTGAGGCCATAAGGGAAATCCTGAGCGAAGGTGACAAGTGGGACGTTATCGTCTTCGATACTCCTCCCACGGGCCTAACGCTCCGCGTTCTCGCCCTTCCGAGGATTTCCCTGATATGGGCAGACAAGCTGATTGACATAAGGCGCAAGATACTCCAGAGGAGGAAGGCGATAGCCAAAATCAAGGGGGAGGAAGAGTACGAGATAGACGGGGAGAAGTTCAAGCTCCCGAAAGACGAGGCGGAAGACCCCGTTATGAGGGAGCTCCTCCAGTACAGGAGGGAAGTTGAATTCGTCGAGAAGGTGATAACCAACCCCGAGAAAACGAGCGTCGTTGCCGTTATGAACCCCGAGATGCTCCCGCTCTACGAGACCGAGAGGGCCTACGGGAGCCTGAAGAAGTTCAACGTCCCGCTGAGGCTCATAGTGGTGAACAAGGTAATCCAGCTCAAGGAAGAGGTTCCGGAGCTGAAGGTCAAGATGGAGGCCCAGAAGAGGGTTCTCGAAGAGGTCGAGCGGAAGTTCAGGGGCATAGACGTCATAAAGCTCCCGATGTTCGCGGAGGAGCCGAGGGGCCTCGACTGGCTCAGAAGGCTCGGGGGAATGATTCTTGAAGGAGGAGGTTCTTGA
- a CDS encoding AbrB/MazE/SpoVT family DNA-binding domain-containing protein yields the protein MIPLVSIRLKVGPKGQIVIPKVFREAYGIKEGGEVIVEPTEEGLVIKKPPSKEELLRKLKEYHEKRRGTKPAKLGELKGISLEDEFDEVWGIEE from the coding sequence GTGATACCTTTGGTTAGCATACGCTTGAAGGTAGGCCCCAAGGGACAGATTGTCATCCCCAAGGTTTTTCGCGAGGCCTACGGCATAAAGGAGGGCGGGGAAGTCATAGTTGAGCCTACGGAGGAAGGTCTCGTCATCAAAAAACCACCGAGCAAAGAGGAACTCCTTAGAAAGCTCAAGGAGTATCACGAGAAGCGAAGAGGCACTAAGCCGGCAAAACTGGGAGAGCTGAAGGGGATAAGCCTTGAAGACGAGTTTGACGAGGTCTGGGGGATTGAGGAATGA